The nucleotide sequence GCGGCGGCACCACCACCATCGCGGTGGTGTCGGAAGGTCAGATCGTCCACGCCGACGCCGTCGCCATCGGCGGCCATCACGTCACCATGGATCTGGCGCGCGGGCTGTCGTGCCGGATCGGCGACGCCGAGCGGCTGAAGACGCTGTTCGGCGGGGTGATCGCCGCCCGCACCGACGACCACGACTCGGTCACCGTGCCGGTGCTTGGCGAGGACGACCGCACCCACCGCAACTCGGTGACCAAGGCGCAGCTGGTGCGGATCGTCCGCCCGCGCGTCGACGAAATCCTGGAACTGGTGCGCGATCGGCTGGTGCGCTCCGGCTTCGCCGGCATCGCCGGCGGGCGGATCGTGCTGACCGGCGGCGCCGCCCAGCTCACCGGCATCGCCGATCTCGCCACCCACATGCTCGGCCGCCAGGTGCGGATCGGCCGGCCGCTGGGCATCGCCGGCCTGCCGGAATCGGCCAAGGGGCCGTCGTTCGCGGCAGCGTGCGGCCTCCTGGTCTATCCCCAGGTGGCGGCGTGCGAGCACTTCGATCCCCGCGCCTCCCATGGCGGCGGCGGCCGGATCTCGGGCAGCTACGTCGCGCGGGTCGGGCGCTGGCTGAAGGAAAGTTTCTAAGCGTCCACAAGGCATTGTGGCGCGATGACGTGAGTTATGGGCCGATTCTCCGGCGTCGGAAGAAAGGCTCGGCAAGACGACCCCGGCCGGCGGCGGTCCGGCCCTCAGGACTGAGCATGACGGTGCCCGCCGGCGCCGGAGACGAGGTGGAGACCCATGACGATCAACCTGAAGAAGCCCGATATTCGGGAGCTGCGGCCGAGAATCACGGTTTTCGGCATCGGTGGCGCCGGCGGCAACGCCGTCAACAACATGATTTCGGCCGGGCTCGCAGGGGTCGAGTTCGTGGTCGCCAACACCGATGCCCAGGCGCTGGCTTCGACCAAGTCAGAGCGCGTGGTGCAGATGGGCCTGCAGGTCACCGAGGGCCTCGGCGCCGGCTCGATGCCGGAAGTCGGCCGCGCCGCGGCCGAGGAGGTTCTCGACGAGATCCGCGACCACCTGTCGGGCTCGCACATGGTGTTCGTGACCGGCGGCATGGGCGGCGGCACCGGCACCGGCGCCTCGCCGGTGATTGCGCGTGCGGCGCGTGAACTGGGCATCCTGACGGTCGGGGTCGTCACCAAGCCTTTCCATTTCGAAGGCGCGCGCCGGATGCGCGTCGCCGACGCCGGCATCACCGAACTTCAGAAGAACGTCGACACCCTCATCGTCATCCCGAACCAGAACCTGTTCCGGGTTGCCAATGAGCGCACCACCTTCGCCGACGCCTTCGCCGTGGCGGACCAGGTGCTGTTCTCGGGCGTCGCCTGCATCACCGACCTGATGGTGAAGGAAGGCCTGATCAACCTCGACTTCGCCGACGTCCGCGTGGTGATGCGCGAGATGGGCAAGGCGATGATGGGCACCGGCGAGGCCTCCGGCGACCGCCGCGCCATCAACGCCGCCGAGGCGGCGATCGCCAACCCGCTGCTCGACGAGACCTCGATGCGCGGCGCCCGCGGCCTCTTGATCTCGATCACCGGCGGCCGCGACCTCACGCTCTACGAGGTCGACGAGGCGGCCACCCGCATCCGCGAGGAGGTCGACCCCGACGCCAACATCATCCTTGGCGCCACCTTCGATCAGAACCTCGAAGGTATCGTCCGCGTTTCGGTGGTTGCCACCGGCATCGACCCGTCGGTGATGCCGGACGCGGTGACCCCGATCACCGACCGCCAGCGCTCCAACGCCGGGCGTATCCTGCTCGAGAGCGGCGGCACCATTCCCGAGATCGTCACCGATCCGCTGGCGGCGGCGCCGTCCGCGGGCTTCGTCCGCTCGCCCGAGCCGGGGGTGCGGCCGCGCCCGGGTGCGGCGATCGACGACGTCACCATCCGCCCGCTGCCGCCCAAGCCGGCCTACTTCCTGGACGAGGCGCCGCAGGCGCCGGGCGCGCCGGTGTCCGAGCCGGAGCCGGAGACCTTCATTCCGCCGCTGCCGGAACGTCCGGGTGCCTCCCGCCCCCCGGTGCGGATGCCGCGGCCGGATGAGTTTCCGCTGCCGGGGCAGGCCCAGCTCGCCGCGGCGCACAACGCCGGCGCCGATGGCCATGACAAGAAGAAGATGACGCTGCTGCAGCGCCTCGCCGCGGTCGGGCTCGGTCGCAAGGACGGCGAAGACGAGCCGCCGGCCCACCAGCGCCCGGTGATCCGCGACATCCAGCCCTCACTGGACGCGCCGCGGGCGCCGCGCCCCCAGGCATCGCCCGAGATCCTGTCCGAATACGGCAAGCGGCCGGCTGCGCCGCGGCCGGCGCCGCAGGGACTCGACCAGCACGGCCGGCCCGCAACTTTGCCGGCAATGGACGAGGATCACCTCGACATCCCGGCGTTCCTGCGCCGCCAGGCCAATTGAGGCCGAGCCATCACGCCCGTGCATCCGGCCAGAATATGGCCGGATGCAACCGCTTGATTCATCATCTGTTCGGCCGCAGGTCGGCGCGTCGCCGGCAGGGTGTGGACAGTAACAAAGCGAAAAGAACCGTGACTTGGCCTCCCCCGGCACCACACTTAAGGTGCAGAACATCAAACGGCCTGATTCGCGCAACAGGTGCGGCACTTGTCGGACCAGGGCGCGACGAAAAAACGGCCAAGCGAGAGGGGGGGTGGCGAGACGTCCGTATTCCGGGCGATCTGTCCACCTGTGGGTATATGAAGGCAGACCGACAGACGACGGTTCGTGACCGTATCGTTCTTACGGGCTTCGGCGTTCATTCCGGTTCTCTTGCAACGCTATCTCTTTTACCTGCCGATGCCGGTAGCGGCGTGGTGTTCGTCCGTTCGGGCGAAGACGGCGAACGCTCGGTGAAGGTCGGCCCGGACGCGGTCAACGCCACCGAACTCGCCACCGTGCTCGGTGATTCGTCGGGCGCCGTCGTGGCCACCGTCGAGCACCTGATGTCGACGCTGTCGGCGCTCGGCGTCGACAACGTGATCTGCGAGATCGACGGCCCGGAAGTCCCGATCATGGACGGCTCGGCCGGCGCCTTCGTCGAGGCGATCGATCAGGTCGGGCTGCGCACGCTGACCAAGGCGCGCCGCTACATCAAGGTCCTCAAGCCCATCAAGGTTATGATGGGGCGCGGCTGGGGCGAACTGCGCCCGCGCGATGGCGGCTTCCGCGTCGAGACCGAGATCGATTTCGACAACCCGCTGATCGGCCGCCAATCCTTTGCCGGCGATGTCGGCCCGGCGATGTTCCGCCGCGATCTCGCCCGCGCCCGCACCTTCGGCTTTCTCTCGGACGTCACCCGGCTGTGGAGCGCGGGCTACGCGCTCGGCGCCTCGCTCGACAACACGCTGGTGGTCGGCGACGACCGCGTCCTCAAT is from Blastochloris viridis and encodes:
- the ftsZ gene encoding cell division protein FtsZ, whose amino-acid sequence is MTINLKKPDIRELRPRITVFGIGGAGGNAVNNMISAGLAGVEFVVANTDAQALASTKSERVVQMGLQVTEGLGAGSMPEVGRAAAEEVLDEIRDHLSGSHMVFVTGGMGGGTGTGASPVIARAARELGILTVGVVTKPFHFEGARRMRVADAGITELQKNVDTLIVIPNQNLFRVANERTTFADAFAVADQVLFSGVACITDLMVKEGLINLDFADVRVVMREMGKAMMGTGEASGDRRAINAAEAAIANPLLDETSMRGARGLLISITGGRDLTLYEVDEAATRIREEVDPDANIILGATFDQNLEGIVRVSVVATGIDPSVMPDAVTPITDRQRSNAGRILLESGGTIPEIVTDPLAAAPSAGFVRSPEPGVRPRPGAAIDDVTIRPLPPKPAYFLDEAPQAPGAPVSEPEPETFIPPLPERPGASRPPVRMPRPDEFPLPGQAQLAAAHNAGADGHDKKKMTLLQRLAAVGLGRKDGEDEPPAHQRPVIRDIQPSLDAPRAPRPQASPEILSEYGKRPAAPRPAPQGLDQHGRPATLPAMDEDHLDIPAFLRRQAN
- the lpxC gene encoding UDP-3-O-acyl-N-acetylglucosamine deacetylase; amino-acid sequence: MKADRQTTVRDRIVLTGFGVHSGSLATLSLLPADAGSGVVFVRSGEDGERSVKVGPDAVNATELATVLGDSSGAVVATVEHLMSTLSALGVDNVICEIDGPEVPIMDGSAGAFVEAIDQVGLRTLTKARRYIKVLKPIKVMMGRGWGELRPRDGGFRVETEIDFDNPLIGRQSFAGDVGPAMFRRDLARARTFGFLSDVTRLWSAGYALGASLDNTLVVGDDRVLNQDGLRYADEFVRHKALDAIGDLAMAGAPLIGLYRSYCGGHRLNHMVLRALLADASAWCWTDKPVEHAAAPRRAYAGRGAELAMPAFRADHS